The following proteins are encoded in a genomic region of Salvelinus namaycush isolate Seneca chromosome 12, SaNama_1.0, whole genome shotgun sequence:
- the LOC120057475 gene encoding olfactory receptor 52N5-like: MENHTYPKNMFLLEGLKVTQQSSYPAFILLLIIYIFTMVSNIGLILLISMERSLHQPMYILFCNLPLNDALGATVIVPRLLSDIFVASTDRYINDVACAVQAFCAHMFGTTSHTILIIMAFDRYVAICNPLRYATIMTKRMIAKLTAFAWGSAFLLVGVLLGLTLSLSRCRSEIFNPFCDNASLFKLSCESVIINNIYGLTFTVLLLGSSIGSVTLTYLKIAIVCVRNKNRVLNSRALQTCSTHLSVYIIMLVSGFTIIFLHRFPQWADHRKLSAILFHVVPPWLNPIIYGLQTKEIRQKIFNKFHNNKVTV, from the coding sequence ATGGAGAACCACACCTACCCTAAGAACATGTTCCTCCTGGAGGGGTTAAAGGTCACTCAACAGTCCTCCTACCCTGCCTTCATCCTTCTCCTCATCATCTACATCTTCACGATGGTGTCCAACATCGGCCTCATACTACTGATCTCCATGGAGAGGAGCCTGCACCAGCCCATGTACATCCTCTTCTGCAACCTACCTCTCAATGACGCTCTTGGAGCCACGGTTATCGTCCCTCGTTTGCTGAGTGACATATTCGTGGCAAGCACAGACCGCTACATTAACGACGTTGCGTGTGCCGTCCAAGCATTTTGCGCCCACATGTTTGGCACAACATCACATACAATACTGATTATCATGGCCTTTGATAGATATGTGGCCATCTGCAACCCCCTGCGATACGCCACCATCATGACCAAAAGGATGATCGCAAAACTGACTGCTTTTGCCTGGGGGTCTGCCTTTCTGCTTGTGGGGGTCCTCCTGGGCCTCACACTCAGCCTGTCACGATGCAGATCTGAAATCTTCAACCCCTTCTGTGACAATGCCTCGTTATTCAAGCTCTCCTGTGAAAGCGTTATTATTAACAATATCTATGGACTCACTTTTACCGTCCTACTCCTGGGGTCCTCCATAGGGAGTGTGACACTAACATACCTTAAGATAGCtattgtgtgtgtgagaaacaAAAACAGGGTTCTGAATAGCAGGGCCTTGCAGACCTGCTCCACACACCTGTCTGTGTACATCATCATGCTGGTATCCGGTTTCACCATCATCTTTCTCCATCGCTTCCCTCAGTGGGCCGACCACAGGAAACTGTCAGCCATTTTGTTTCATGTGGTTCCTCCTTGGCTCAATCCTATTATCTACGGTCTGCAGACCAAAGAGATCAGACAGAAAATCTTCAACAAGTTTCATAATAATAAAGTGACTGTATGA
- the LOC120057476 gene encoding olfactory receptor 146-like, translating into MENHTFSMDLLKLEGVKVIYQSTYPAFILLLIIYIFTMLANIGLTVLICMERSLHQPMYILLCNMSFNDALSITTIIPRVLFDILTPRSDRYITYNECFTQAFLGHWFGSNFHTILMIMAFDRYVAICNPLRYATIMNNKMLVKLCVFAWVVSLVFVAVLLGLTLRLSRCRSEIINPWCDNASLFKLSCESVLINNIYGLFFTTIFFITSMGSVALTYIRITMVCVRSKSKSLNSKALHTCFTHLAVYLIMLMTGFIIVFLHRYPQWSDHRKLASIMFYVVPPALNPIIYGLQSKDIRKLVVNISHCKKVSPLV; encoded by the coding sequence ATGGAGAACCACACATTCAGCATGGACCTTCTCAAGCTAGAGGGGGTTAAAGTCATTTATCAGTCCACCTACCCTGCCTTCATCCTCCTCCTTATCATCTACATCTTCACAATGTTGGCCAACATCGGCCTCACAGTGCTCATCTGCATGGAGAGGAGCCTGCACCAGCCCATGTACATCCTCCTTTGCAACATGTCTTTCAACGATGCTCTCAGTATCACAACCATCATACCTCGAGTGCTGTTCGACATTTTAACACCTAGATCAGACAGATATATTACCTACAATGAGTGTTTCACCCAAGCATTCTTGGGTCACTGGTTTGGTTCAAACTTCCATACGATACTGATGATCATGGCTTTTGACAGGTATGTGGCCATCTGTAATCCTCTGCGATACGCCACCATCATGAACAACAAAATGCTGGttaagctgtgtgtgtttgcctgggTGGTGTCCCTTGTCTTTGTGGCTGTCCTCCTGGGCCTCACCCTCCGCTTGTCACGCTGCAGGTCGGAAATCATCAACCCTTGGTGTGACAATGCCTCATTATTCAAGCTCTCCTGTGAGAGTGTGCTTATAAACAACATTTATGGACTATTTTTCACCACTATCTTCTTCATCACCTCCATGGGGAGTGTGGCTCTGACATACATTAGAATCACCATGGTGTGTGTGAGGAGTAAGAGCAAGTCACTGAACAGCAAAGCTCTGCACACCTGTTTCACACACCTGGCTGTATACCTCATTATGCTGATGACAGGTTTCATCATTGTCTTTCTTCATCGGTACCCACAGTGGTCAGACCACAGGAAACTTGCATCAATTATGTTTTATGTGGTTCCTCCTGCACTGAACCCCATTATCTATGGGCTGCAGTCCAAAGACATTCGCAAACTAGTTGTAAATATCTCCCATTGCAAGAAAGTTTCTCCATTAGTTTAA